GAGCGTATGAAGGACCTCCTTCACCGCCGTAAGATCAGGCTCCATTTCACGTAAGGGCGTGGGAACGGCGATGATGATGTACTCCGCCCTGCCCACCTCCTCATACCCTTCGGTGGGGATAAACGTTCCCTTGCCGATTAGTTCTTTCATCTCTTCATCGGTAAAATCGGATAAATAACTCCTCCCCTCCTGGAGGGAGGAGATCTTCCTCCGGTCTATATCAATGCCAAGAACCGAATACCCCTTCGCTTCCAATAATTGAACCAACGGTAATCCAACAAAACCTAGACCAATCACGGCAACCCATCTATCTCTCTTCATGACCCGTTCCTTCCCCTTCTTTTTTGTAACACGTTATTTTATGGGAGAAGGGACAAACAGAAACGGCACTTACCATGGTTTCTCGCAAAATAGGTAAGTATTAAAGATGCCAATGTCATAGAGAGATCCGATGGCATCCGCCATTCTAAAAAAAGGGGAAGGCCCCTCATCATGGGGGGTGATGAAGGGCCTTCCTCATATATATTAGGAGATGATATGGGGGGCGATGAGAATAAGGTTAATAAGGTTAATGAAAGGGAACTGAAGATCGTAAAGACTCATTCAGAAGTTTTGAGATTTTCTCCACTTCATCCTGATCCGGGGGAACCGTATCTTTTAAAGAGTAAGGAATCCCCAGGGCTTCCCATTTATAGACCCCCAGCTTATGGTAGGGGAGCACCTCTACTTTCTCTACACTCGCAAGCTGGGCAAGAAATTGGGCCAGTCTCCCGATCTCCTCGGGATCGTCGGTCACGCCGGGAACCAGGACATGGCGTATCCACATCGGGATATTTCGCCGGGACAACAGTTTTGCAAAGGCGAGAATCCCCTTATTGTGATGGCCGGTCAGCCAATGATGTTTCGCAGCGTCTATCACCTTCAAGTCGAGGAGGACGAGATCTGTGACGGAGAGAAGCCGCTCCAGATCCGGGTCCTGCTTCTTCTCCGGCCGATAGCAAATACCGGAAGTATCGAGCGCGGTATGGATCCCCTTCTCCTTACAGCGGGAGAAAAGCTCCGACACAAAGGGGGTTTGAAGCATCGGCTCGCCGCCGGTAGCCGTAACACCGCCGCCTGAGGCGCGCATGTAGGGAAGATAGCGTTCAATCTCCTCCATGAGGGAGTCTGCCGTGATCTCCTTTCCCGCCTTCACATCCCAGGTATCCGGGTTATGGCAATACCGGCAACGCATGGGACAACCTTGCATAAAGACCACATAGCGAAGGCCTGGACCATCTACGGTTCCACACGTCTCCACCGAATGGATCCTGCCGATCATCTTCATCCCCCCTTCTTCGCGCGTTCCATCTCATTCCATCCAGAAA
The DNA window shown above is from Thermicanus aegyptius DSM 12793 and carries:
- the pflA gene encoding pyruvate formate-lyase-activating protein; amino-acid sequence: MIGRIHSVETCGTVDGPGLRYVVFMQGCPMRCRYCHNPDTWDVKAGKEITADSLMEEIERYLPYMRASGGGVTATGGEPMLQTPFVSELFSRCKEKGIHTALDTSGICYRPEKKQDPDLERLLSVTDLVLLDLKVIDAAKHHWLTGHHNKGILAFAKLLSRRNIPMWIRHVLVPGVTDDPEEIGRLAQFLAQLASVEKVEVLPYHKLGVYKWEALGIPYSLKDTVPPDQDEVEKISKLLNESLRSSVPFH